In the genome of Streptomyces globosus, one region contains:
- a CDS encoding anti-sigma factor family protein: MTGVSPSPAEQHLGDRLAALVDGELSHDTRERVLAHLATCPKCRAEADAQRRLKAMFVESAPPPLSAGLLARLQGLPGEGPAGPPGGDLFGYRVPEPPQEGFRIAEVGRPRRRLAFVAAGAVSLAAIALGGTYPLNTIEPNVRGESPATRPGTAVPAAPASGSGPAPGSAPGGAVSVADAVVRDRARRPGPTADPQEEGPLPPLHPSAPTPSRPVSLLR, from the coding sequence GTGACCGGAGTCAGTCCGTCCCCTGCCGAGCAGCACCTGGGCGACCGCCTTGCCGCCCTGGTGGACGGGGAGTTGAGCCACGACACGCGGGAGCGGGTGCTGGCGCACCTCGCGACCTGCCCCAAGTGCAGGGCGGAGGCGGATGCGCAGCGCCGCCTCAAGGCCATGTTCGTCGAGAGCGCGCCGCCGCCGCTGTCCGCCGGGCTGCTGGCCCGGCTCCAGGGACTGCCCGGCGAGGGGCCTGCGGGACCGCCCGGCGGGGACCTGTTCGGGTACCGGGTGCCCGAACCGCCGCAGGAGGGCTTCCGCATCGCCGAGGTCGGGCGGCCCCGGCGGCGCCTCGCCTTCGTCGCCGCCGGAGCGGTGTCCCTGGCGGCGATCGCCCTGGGCGGGACGTACCCGCTGAACACGATCGAGCCGAACGTGCGGGGCGAGTCACCCGCGACCCGGCCCGGCACTGCCGTGCCGGCGGCCCCCGCCTCCGGGTCCGGCCCGGCCCCCGGCAGCGCTCCGGGCGGCGCCGTGTCCGTTGCCGACGCGGTCGTGCGCGACCGGGCGCGGCGCCCCGGCCCCACCGCCGACCCCCAGGAGGAAGGCCCGCTCCCTCCGCTCCACCCGTCCGCCCCCACACCCTCCCGCCCGGTCTCGCTCCTCCGCTGA
- a CDS encoding S1C family serine protease — protein MPAVSDGHPADARPVPPAASEEPSVEPGPVVLPAQDAAPAEGGSGSGAGQRAYDPWQAGAFSMPDQGAAARGTVVRLRHAVALGLGIALLAGGVGGWLGVLAERRSSTRLELPQAAAENRDRAPDSVAGIAAAALPGVVTLHVRGSGSGGTGTGFVLDGQGHILTNHHVVAGAKDVTVTFSTGESTTASVVGRDSGYDLAVVRVSGVRGLKPLTLGNSDGVRVGDPVVAIGAPFDLSNTVTAGIISATGRPITAGGDKDGSDISYVDALQTDAPINPGNSGGPLLDAQARVIGINSAIRGAEKTGSDRQSGSIGLGFAIPVNQGKRVAEELIRTGRATHPVIGVTLDMQYPGAGARVGAQGEGGRPAVTPGGPAARAGIRPGDVITKVDGVRVHGGDELIVKVRARRPGDPLRLTLLRDGREQTVRLVLGSAEGS, from the coding sequence GTGCCCGCCGTTTCGGACGGGCATCCCGCCGACGCCCGGCCGGTTCCGCCGGCTGCCTCGGAGGAGCCGTCCGTCGAACCCGGGCCGGTGGTGCTCCCCGCTCAGGACGCGGCCCCCGCCGAGGGCGGGTCCGGCTCGGGGGCCGGGCAGCGCGCGTACGACCCGTGGCAGGCGGGGGCGTTCAGCATGCCCGATCAGGGCGCGGCGGCTCGGGGGACGGTCGTACGGCTGCGGCATGCCGTCGCCCTCGGGCTCGGGATCGCCCTGCTCGCCGGCGGCGTCGGCGGCTGGCTCGGGGTGCTCGCCGAGCGGCGCAGCAGCACCCGCCTCGAACTCCCGCAGGCCGCGGCCGAGAACAGGGACCGGGCCCCGGACAGCGTCGCCGGGATCGCCGCGGCCGCGCTGCCCGGCGTCGTCACCCTCCACGTCCGCGGCAGCGGTTCCGGCGGCACCGGCACCGGGTTCGTCCTCGACGGCCAGGGCCACATCCTCACCAACCACCACGTCGTGGCCGGAGCCAAGGACGTCACCGTCACCTTCAGCACCGGCGAGAGCACCACCGCCTCCGTCGTCGGCCGCGACAGCGGCTACGACCTCGCCGTCGTCCGCGTCTCCGGCGTCCGCGGGCTGAAGCCCCTGACCCTCGGCAACTCCGACGGCGTCCGGGTCGGCGACCCCGTCGTCGCCATCGGTGCCCCCTTCGACCTGTCCAACACCGTCACCGCCGGCATCATCAGCGCCACCGGCCGGCCCATCACCGCCGGCGGCGACAAGGACGGCAGCGACATCAGCTACGTCGACGCCCTCCAGACCGACGCGCCGATCAACCCCGGCAACTCCGGCGGCCCGCTGCTCGACGCCCAGGCCCGTGTGATCGGCATCAACAGCGCCATACGCGGAGCCGAGAAGACCGGTTCCGACCGGCAGAGCGGCAGTATCGGCCTCGGCTTCGCCATTCCCGTGAACCAGGGCAAGCGCGTCGCCGAGGAGCTCATCCGCACCGGACGCGCCACCCACCCCGTCATCGGCGTCACCCTCGACATGCAGTACCCCGGCGCCGGCGCCCGCGTCGGCGCGCAGGGCGAGGGCGGCAGGCCCGCCGTCACCCCCGGCGGACCCGCCGCCCGGGCCGGCATCCGACCCGGCGACGTGATCACCAAGGTCGACGGTGTGCGCGTGCACGGCGGGGACGAGCTCATCGTCAAGGTCCGCGCCCGCCGCCCCGGCGACCCGCTCCGCCTCACCCTCCTGCGGGACGGCCGCGAGCAGACCGTCCGGCTCGTGCTCGGTTCCGCGGAGGGGTCGTGA
- a CDS encoding sec-independent translocase gives MFNDIGALELVTIVVLAILVFGPDKLPKVVQDVAGFVRKIRAFSDSAKQDIRSELGPDFKDFEFEDLNPKTFIRKQLSTNEDLSDIRSSFDLRQELNDVTDAVNGRDPEPAPAPAGSGPDLVKKPAAPSSEQRTPFDADAT, from the coding sequence GTGTTCAACGACATAGGCGCACTCGAGCTGGTCACCATCGTGGTCCTCGCCATCCTCGTCTTCGGACCGGACAAACTGCCGAAGGTCGTCCAGGACGTCGCCGGCTTCGTCCGCAAGATCCGCGCCTTCTCCGACAGCGCCAAGCAGGACATCCGCTCCGAGCTCGGACCGGACTTCAAGGACTTCGAGTTCGAGGACCTCAACCCCAAGACGTTCATCCGCAAGCAGCTCTCCACCAACGAGGACCTCAGCGACATCCGCAGCAGCTTCGACCTCCGCCAGGAGCTGAACGACGTCACCGACGCCGTCAACGGCCGCGACCCGGAGCCCGCGCCGGCTCCCGCAGGCTCCGGCCCGGACCTGGTGAAGAAGCCCGCCGCCCCGTCCTCCGAGCAGCGCACTCCGTTCGACGCCGACGCCACCTGA
- a CDS encoding Mrp/NBP35 family ATP-binding protein — protein sequence MATDTSSAAVPEQDAILDALATVNDPEIHRPITELGMVKSVEIGDGGAVAVTVYLTVSGCPMRETITKNVSDAVAKVPGVTSVEVTLDVMSDEQRKELAATLRGGTAEREVPFAKPGSLTRVYAVASGKGGVGKSSVTVNLAAAMAADGLKVGVVDADIYGHSVPRMLGVDGRPTQVENMIMPPSANGVKVISIGMFTPGNAPVVWRGPMLHRALQQFLADVFWGDLDVLLLDLPPGTGDIAISVAQLVPNAEILVVTTPQQAAAEVAERAGSIAVQTHQKIVGVVENMSGLPCPHCDEMVDVFGTGGGQKVADGLTKTVGATVPVLGSIPIDVRLREGGDEGRPVVLSDPDSPAGAALRTIAGKLGGRARGLAGMSLGITPRNKF from the coding sequence ATGGCTACCGACACAAGCTCCGCCGCCGTGCCCGAGCAGGACGCGATCCTGGACGCGCTGGCGACGGTGAACGACCCCGAGATCCACCGGCCGATCACCGAGCTCGGCATGGTCAAATCGGTGGAGATCGGCGACGGCGGCGCGGTCGCGGTCACGGTCTACCTCACGGTGTCGGGCTGCCCCATGCGGGAGACCATCACCAAGAACGTCTCGGACGCGGTCGCGAAGGTTCCCGGGGTCACCTCCGTGGAGGTGACGCTGGACGTGATGAGCGACGAGCAGCGCAAGGAGCTGGCGGCCACCCTGCGCGGCGGCACCGCCGAGCGCGAGGTGCCGTTCGCCAAGCCGGGCTCGCTGACCCGCGTGTACGCGGTCGCGTCCGGCAAGGGCGGCGTCGGCAAGTCGTCGGTGACGGTGAACCTCGCTGCGGCGATGGCGGCGGACGGCCTGAAGGTCGGTGTCGTCGACGCGGACATCTACGGCCACAGTGTGCCCCGCATGCTCGGCGTGGACGGGCGGCCCACCCAGGTCGAGAACATGATCATGCCGCCGTCGGCGAACGGCGTGAAGGTCATCTCCATCGGCATGTTCACCCCGGGCAACGCGCCGGTCGTCTGGCGCGGCCCGATGCTGCACCGCGCGCTCCAGCAGTTCCTCGCGGACGTCTTCTGGGGCGACCTGGACGTGCTGCTGCTGGACCTGCCGCCGGGCACCGGCGACATCGCGATCTCGGTGGCGCAGCTCGTGCCGAACGCGGAGATCCTCGTCGTGACGACCCCGCAGCAGGCCGCGGCCGAGGTCGCCGAGCGGGCCGGCTCGATCGCCGTCCAGACCCACCAGAAGATCGTCGGCGTGGTGGAGAACATGTCCGGGCTGCCGTGCCCGCACTGCGACGAGATGGTCGACGTGTTCGGCACCGGCGGCGGCCAGAAGGTCGCCGACGGCCTGACGAAGACGGTCGGCGCGACCGTGCCGGTCCTGGGCTCCATCCCGATCGACGTCCGGCTGCGGGAGGGCGGCGACGAGGGCAGGCCGGTCGTCCTGTCCGACCCGGACTCCCCGGCGGGTGCCGCGCTGCGCACGATCGCGGGCAAGCTGGGCGGCCGGGCGCGCGGCCTGGCCGGCATGTCGCTGGGGATCACCCCGCGCAACAAGTTCTGA
- a CDS encoding DUF1003 domain-containing protein encodes MSGREEEASERLRSRAAATGSSALTRSARVRLDQPRADRRRLLPVYDPEAFGRLSERVARFLGTGRFIVWMTLVIVLWVLWNVFAPAHLRWDQYPFIFLTLMLSLQASYAAPLILLAQNRQDDRDRVNLEQDRKQNERSIADTEYLTREIAALRMGLGEVATRDWIRSEFQDLIKEMDDRRMFPQESDEGDR; translated from the coding sequence CTGAGCGGCCGGGAGGAGGAGGCCTCCGAGCGGCTGCGGTCGCGGGCCGCCGCGACGGGGTCGAGCGCACTGACCCGCTCGGCGCGCGTACGGCTGGACCAGCCGCGCGCGGACCGGCGGCGGCTGCTGCCGGTGTACGACCCGGAGGCGTTCGGCCGGCTGTCAGAGCGGGTGGCGCGCTTCCTCGGCACGGGCCGGTTCATCGTCTGGATGACGCTGGTCATCGTGCTCTGGGTGCTGTGGAACGTGTTCGCGCCGGCGCACCTGCGCTGGGACCAGTACCCCTTCATCTTCCTGACGCTGATGCTGTCGCTTCAGGCCTCGTACGCGGCCCCGCTGATCCTCCTCGCGCAGAACCGGCAGGACGACCGCGACCGCGTCAACCTGGAGCAGGACCGCAAGCAGAACGAGCGGTCCATCGCCGACACCGAGTACCTGACGCGGGAGATCGCGGCGCTGCGGATGGGCCTGGGCGAGGTCGCGACACGCGACTGGATCCGCTCGGAGTTCCAGGACCTGATCAAGGAGATGGACGACCGGCGGATGTTCCCGCAGGAGAGTGACGAAGGCGACCGCTAG
- a CDS encoding magnesium transporter MgtE N-terminal domain-containing protein, which yields MAGGAPRIFVSHLSGVPVFDPNGDRVGRVRDLVAMLRVGGRPPRLLGLVVEVVSRRRIFLPMTRVTGVESGQVITTGVVNMRRFEQRPTERLVLGELLDRRVRLTATGEEATVLDVAIQQLPARRDWEIDKIFVRKGKGGALRRRGETLTVEWSAVTGFSLEEEGQGAENLVATFEQMRPADVANVLHHLTPKRRAEVASALDDDRLADVLEELPEDEQVEIIGKLKEERAADVLEAMDPDDAADLLSELPEDDKERLLTLMRPDDAADMRRLLSYEENTAGGLMTTEPIVLRPDATVADALARVRQADLSPALAAQVYVCRPPDETPTGKYLGTVHFQRLLRDPPFTLVSSIVDTDLPPLRPDASLPAVTSYLAAYNMVAVPVVDEGGALLGAVTVDDVLDHLLPDDWRETDLHSEEVSGGR from the coding sequence ATGGCCGGAGGCGCCCCGCGGATCTTCGTCTCGCATCTGTCGGGTGTGCCCGTGTTCGATCCCAACGGCGACCGGGTGGGCCGGGTCCGCGACCTCGTGGCGATGCTGCGCGTCGGCGGGCGGCCGCCGCGGCTGCTGGGGCTGGTGGTCGAGGTGGTCAGCCGGCGCCGGATCTTCCTGCCGATGACGCGGGTGACGGGCGTGGAGTCGGGCCAGGTCATCACCACCGGCGTGGTGAACATGCGGCGGTTCGAGCAGCGGCCGACGGAGCGCCTGGTCCTCGGCGAGCTCCTGGACCGGCGGGTGCGGCTGACCGCGACCGGCGAGGAGGCGACCGTCCTGGACGTGGCCATCCAGCAGCTGCCGGCCCGCCGCGACTGGGAGATCGACAAGATCTTCGTGCGCAAGGGCAAGGGGGGCGCGCTGCGCCGCCGCGGCGAGACGCTGACCGTGGAGTGGTCGGCCGTGACCGGCTTCTCGCTGGAGGAGGAGGGGCAGGGCGCCGAGAACCTGGTCGCCACCTTCGAGCAGATGCGCCCGGCGGACGTGGCGAACGTCCTGCACCACCTGACGCCGAAGCGGCGCGCCGAGGTGGCGAGCGCCCTCGACGACGACCGGCTCGCGGACGTCCTGGAGGAGCTGCCCGAGGACGAGCAGGTCGAGATCATCGGCAAGCTGAAGGAGGAGCGCGCCGCGGACGTCCTGGAGGCGATGGACCCGGACGACGCCGCCGACCTGCTGTCGGAGCTGCCCGAGGACGACAAGGAGCGGCTGCTGACCCTGATGCGGCCGGACGACGCCGCGGACATGCGCCGGCTGCTGTCGTACGAGGAGAACACGGCCGGCGGCCTGATGACGACGGAGCCGATCGTGCTGCGGCCCGACGCGACGGTCGCGGACGCCCTGGCGCGGGTCCGGCAGGCCGACCTGTCGCCGGCGCTGGCCGCGCAGGTGTACGTGTGCCGGCCGCCGGACGAGACGCCGACGGGCAAGTACCTGGGCACGGTGCACTTCCAGCGGCTGCTGCGCGATCCGCCGTTCACGCTGGTCAGCTCGATCGTCGACACGGACCTGCCGCCGCTGCGGCCGGACGCCTCGCTGCCGGCCGTGACGAGCTACCTGGCCGCGTACAACATGGTCGCCGTGCCCGTCGTCGACGAGGGCGGCGCGCTGCTGGGCGCGGTGACCGTGGACGACGTGCTGGACCACCTGCTGCCGGACGACTGGCGGGAGACGGACCTCCACTCCGAGGAGGTCTCCGGTGGGCGGTGA
- a CDS encoding magnesium and cobalt transport protein CorA — MSMLPYLRAAVRPALRRSNPVQPGYDATRDPSASSAVVDCAVYRDGRRALGSACLTPREAIRRVREDGGFAWIGLHEPTEEEFAGIAAVFGLHPLAVEDAVHAHQRPKLERYDDTLFTVFKTIHYVEHAELTATSEVVETGEVMCFTGTDFVITVRHGGQGSLRGLRHRLQDDPELLAKGPSAVLHSIADHVVDGYIAVAAAVQDDIDEVENAVFAAPAKGVARGGDAGRIYQLKREVLEFKRAVAPLLRPMELLSERPMRLVDPDIQKYFRDVADHLARVHEQVVGFDELLNSILQANLAQATVAQNEDMRKITSWAAIIAVPTMICGVYGMNFEHMPELKWEYGYPMVMASIVGICFTIHRALRRHGWL; from the coding sequence ATGTCGATGCTGCCCTACCTCCGTGCCGCCGTCCGACCGGCGCTGCGCAGGTCCAACCCCGTCCAGCCCGGCTACGACGCCACCCGCGACCCCTCGGCGAGCAGCGCCGTGGTCGACTGCGCGGTGTACCGCGACGGCCGGCGCGCCCTCGGCTCGGCCTGCCTGACGCCCCGTGAGGCGATCCGGCGGGTCCGCGAGGACGGCGGCTTCGCCTGGATCGGCCTGCACGAGCCGACGGAGGAGGAGTTCGCGGGGATCGCCGCCGTCTTCGGCCTGCACCCGCTGGCCGTCGAGGACGCCGTCCACGCCCACCAGCGGCCGAAGCTGGAGCGCTACGACGACACCCTCTTCACCGTGTTCAAGACGATCCACTACGTGGAGCACGCGGAACTGACGGCGACCAGCGAGGTCGTGGAGACCGGCGAGGTGATGTGCTTCACCGGCACCGACTTCGTGATCACGGTCCGGCACGGCGGGCAGGGCTCGCTGCGGGGCCTGCGCCACCGCCTCCAGGACGACCCCGAGCTGCTGGCCAAGGGCCCCTCGGCGGTCCTGCACTCGATCGCCGACCACGTCGTCGACGGGTACATCGCGGTCGCGGCGGCGGTGCAGGACGACATCGACGAGGTGGAGAACGCGGTGTTCGCCGCGCCCGCCAAGGGCGTCGCGCGCGGCGGCGACGCCGGCCGCATCTACCAGCTCAAGCGGGAGGTGCTGGAGTTCAAGCGGGCCGTGGCCCCGCTGCTGCGGCCGATGGAGCTGCTCAGCGAGCGCCCGATGCGGCTGGTGGACCCGGACATCCAGAAGTACTTCCGCGACGTCGCCGACCACCTGGCGCGCGTCCACGAGCAGGTCGTCGGCTTCGACGAGCTGCTGAACTCGATCCTCCAGGCCAACCTCGCCCAGGCGACCGTCGCGCAGAACGAGGACATGCGCAAGATCACCTCCTGGGCGGCCATCATCGCCGTGCCGACCATGATCTGCGGCGTGTACGGGATGAACTTCGAGCACATGCCCGAGCTCAAGTGGGAGTACGGCTACCCGATGGTGATGGCGAGCATCGTCGGCATCTGCTTCACCATCCACCGGGCACTGCGCCGCCACGGCTGGCTGTAG
- a CDS encoding suppressor of fused domain protein, producing MAEILALVEARLRSALGEPDARAAVTFLGTDRIEVLRFTGDGLVRYATLGMSASPMADPTAVVADPLRGPRAELVLTVRAGLAPTDRVLRPLAVLAASPQVEGLVVAPGASLDVGEPLWEGAPFTSVLVAEPGGLVEDLELDEPMEPVRFLPLLPMTANEAAWKRVHGAAALQERWLARGTDLRDPLRTSVALD from the coding sequence ATGGCAGAAATTCTGGCTCTCGTCGAAGCCCGGCTGCGCAGCGCCCTCGGCGAGCCCGACGCCCGCGCCGCCGTCACGTTCCTCGGCACCGACCGCATCGAGGTGCTCCGCTTCACCGGGGACGGCCTGGTGCGGTACGCGACCCTCGGCATGTCCGCGTCCCCGATGGCCGACCCGACCGCCGTGGTCGCCGACCCGCTGCGCGGGCCGCGGGCCGAGCTGGTGCTGACGGTGCGGGCGGGCCTGGCGCCCACCGACCGGGTGCTGCGGCCGCTCGCCGTGCTCGCCGCCTCGCCGCAGGTCGAGGGGCTGGTGGTGGCGCCCGGTGCGTCGCTCGACGTGGGCGAGCCGCTGTGGGAGGGCGCGCCGTTCACCTCGGTGCTCGTCGCGGAGCCCGGCGGGCTCGTCGAGGACCTCGAACTGGACGAGCCGATGGAGCCGGTGCGGTTCCTTCCGCTCCTGCCGATGACGGCGAACGAGGCCGCCTGGAAGCGGGTCCACGGCGCGGCGGCCCTCCAGGAGAGGTGGCTGGCGCGGGGGACGGACCTGCGCGACCCGCTGCGTACGTCCGTGGCGCTGGACTGA
- a CDS encoding DUF6758 family protein, with translation MRGEPSCPKCGGRVRAPGLFSDSWQCAVHGAVHPLQPVVPPSVEALEVVVHRARVPVWMPWPLPVGWLFTGVAAAGDDRSGGRATAVACSGPGPLGGPGELLLIAEELGVGLGSRYAGIDGPDPGSAIDVSSPPHAKVVAGGRPTPLWHVNGAPEDRAVFAGEARGLWLWAVAWPEQSGLLMYDELVLTDLREAGAEVDMLPCGALSPRILGP, from the coding sequence ATGAGGGGCGAACCGAGTTGCCCGAAGTGCGGTGGCCGGGTCAGGGCGCCCGGACTCTTCTCCGACTCCTGGCAGTGCGCGGTGCACGGCGCGGTGCACCCCCTGCAGCCCGTCGTCCCGCCCAGCGTCGAGGCCCTGGAGGTCGTCGTGCACCGGGCCCGGGTCCCGGTGTGGATGCCGTGGCCGCTGCCGGTGGGGTGGCTGTTCACGGGGGTGGCGGCGGCGGGTGACGACCGCAGCGGGGGCAGGGCGACCGCCGTGGCCTGCTCCGGGCCCGGACCGCTGGGCGGCCCCGGCGAGTTGCTGCTGATCGCCGAGGAGCTGGGCGTCGGGCTCGGCTCCCGCTACGCCGGCATCGACGGCCCCGACCCCGGTTCCGCCATCGACGTCTCCTCCCCGCCGCACGCCAAGGTCGTCGCGGGCGGCCGGCCGACACCGCTGTGGCACGTGAACGGGGCCCCCGAGGACCGGGCCGTCTTCGCCGGGGAGGCGCGGGGCCTGTGGCTGTGGGCCGTCGCCTGGCCCGAGCAGTCGGGCCTCCTGATGTACGACGAACTGGTCCTGACGGACCTGCGCGAGGCGGGTGCGGAGGTGGACATGCTGCCCTGCGGG